One stretch of Flavobacterium sp. 9 DNA includes these proteins:
- a CDS encoding 30S ribosomal protein S16 yields the protein MSVKIRLQRHGKKGKPFYWVVAADARSKRDGKYLEKIGTYNPNTNPATIDLNLDSAVKWLHNGAQPTDTARAILSYKGALLKHHLDGGIRKGALTQEQADAKLAAWLEAKAGKVDAKKDGLTKAQADAKAKAFKAEQEVNAKRLAAAAQAEADAIAAATPAVEEEVTEVEASTEEAPAAEENNETTEA from the coding sequence ATGTCAGTAAAAATTAGATTACAAAGACACGGTAAAAAAGGAAAACCTTTTTACTGGGTTGTAGCTGCAGATGCACGCTCAAAAAGAGATGGTAAATACTTAGAGAAAATCGGTACTTACAATCCAAACACTAACCCAGCAACTATCGACTTAAACCTTGATAGCGCAGTTAAATGGTTACACAATGGTGCACAACCAACTGATACTGCTAGAGCAATTCTTTCTTACAAAGGTGCTTTATTGAAACACCACCTTGATGGAGGTATCCGTAAAGGAGCTTTAACTCAAGAGCAAGCTGATGCTAAATTAGCTGCATGGTTAGAAGCTAAAGCTGGAAAAGTTGATGCTAAAAAAGACGGTTTAACAAAAGCGCAAGCTGATGCTAAAGCTAAAGCTTTTAAAGCAGAACAAGAAGTTAACGCTAAACGTTTAGCTGCTGCAGCTCAGGCTGAAGCTGATGCTATCGCTGCTGCAACTCCTGCAGTTGAAGAAGAAGTTACTGAAGTTGAAGCATCAACTGAAGAAGCTCCTGCTGCTGAAGAGAATAACGAAACAACTGAAGCATAA
- a CDS encoding DUF6252 family protein, whose product MKKYYYLLITIFLLASCEEDVKFNTPAFQGLKGNVFWRAQNYSAQAKASGGIVIEGGLGVDAVSLKLPSSTPKTYILGVDNITTASYLNRLSSMAPQFTTGTNKGSGQIVITEFNNQTNTVSGTFRFTAVNANTEDLENPTVTFTEGVFYKVPYTPTTNF is encoded by the coding sequence ATGAAAAAATACTATTACTTACTAATTACTATTTTTTTACTTGCATCTTGTGAGGAAGATGTAAAATTCAATACACCAGCCTTTCAAGGTTTAAAAGGCAACGTTTTTTGGAGAGCTCAAAATTATTCGGCACAGGCAAAAGCAAGCGGAGGTATAGTTATCGAAGGTGGCTTGGGAGTTGATGCGGTAAGCCTGAAACTGCCTTCTTCGACACCAAAGACTTATATTTTAGGTGTTGATAATATAACAACAGCTTCTTATTTGAATAGATTATCAAGTATGGCGCCTCAATTTACTACCGGAACAAACAAAGGCAGTGGTCAAATTGTGATTACAGAGTTTAACAATCAAACAAATACTGTTTCGGGAACGTTTAGGTTTACTGCGGTAAATGCAAATACAGAAGATCTTGAAAATCCTACTGTAACTTTTACAGAAGGTGTTTTTTATAAAGTTCCATATACTCCGACGACTAATTTTTAA
- a CDS encoding RNA-binding protein has translation MNIFVGSLPFSIEEADLRESFEAYGAVDSVKIITDKFTGRSKGFGFVEMPNDAEAQKAIDELNGATVQGRAIVVNKSEPKPEGERRSFNNNSRGGDSRGGYGGGNNRGGNDRGGNRGGY, from the coding sequence ATGAACATTTTTGTTGGAAGCCTTCCATTCAGTATTGAGGAAGCAGATTTAAGAGAGTCTTTCGAGGCTTACGGAGCAGTAGATTCAGTTAAAATCATTACTGATAAATTTACAGGAAGAAGCAAAGGTTTTGGTTTCGTAGAGATGCCAAACGATGCGGAAGCTCAAAAAGCAATTGATGAATTGAACGGAGCTACTGTTCAAGGTCGTGCAATTGTAGTTAATAAATCTGAGCCGAAGCCTGAAGGTGAAAGAAGAAGCTTCAACAATAACAGCCGTGGTGGAGATTCACGCGGAGGTTATGGTGGAGGAAACAACCGTGGTGGAAATGACCGTGGTGGTAACAGAGGAGGATATTAA
- the leuB gene encoding 3-isopropylmalate dehydrogenase produces MKFNIALLAGDGIGPEVINEAVKVSDAIAKKFNHEITWTPALTGACAIDAVGVPYPDETHEICMAADAVLFGAIGHPKYDNDPSAPVRPEQGLLLMRKKLGLFANVRPTFTFPSLIDNSPLKRERIEGTDLVFLRELTGGIYFGEKGRRDDGETAFDNCVYTRAEVQRLAKKGFELAMTRSKKLCCVDKANVLETSRLWRETVQAMEKDYPEVTVSYEFVDAVAMRLVQWPNSYDVLITENLFGDILTDEASVISGSMGLMPSASVGEHTSLYEPIHGSYPQATGLNIANPLATILSAAMMFEDAFGLKAEAEAIRAVVNKSLEQGIVTEDLAPKGSKAYKTSEVGDWFVANL; encoded by the coding sequence ATGAAATTTAACATAGCCCTTTTAGCAGGAGACGGAATCGGTCCTGAGGTAATTAATGAAGCAGTAAAAGTATCTGATGCTATTGCAAAAAAATTCAATCACGAAATAACCTGGACACCGGCTCTTACTGGAGCTTGTGCAATTGATGCTGTTGGAGTTCCTTACCCAGATGAAACGCACGAAATTTGTATGGCTGCCGATGCTGTTTTATTCGGAGCGATTGGTCACCCAAAATACGATAACGATCCAAGTGCGCCAGTTCGTCCGGAACAAGGATTATTATTAATGCGTAAAAAATTAGGCTTGTTTGCAAACGTACGTCCTACTTTTACTTTCCCTTCTTTGATTGATAATTCTCCTTTAAAAAGAGAAAGAATAGAAGGTACTGATTTGGTTTTCTTAAGAGAATTAACCGGAGGAATTTACTTTGGAGAAAAAGGAAGAAGAGATGACGGAGAAACTGCTTTCGATAATTGCGTTTATACAAGAGCAGAAGTTCAGCGTTTGGCTAAAAAAGGTTTTGAACTTGCAATGACACGTAGCAAAAAATTATGTTGCGTTGATAAAGCTAACGTTCTTGAAACTTCTCGTTTATGGAGAGAAACAGTTCAGGCAATGGAAAAAGATTATCCTGAAGTTACTGTTTCTTACGAATTTGTTGATGCTGTGGCAATGCGTTTAGTTCAATGGCCAAACTCTTATGACGTATTAATCACTGAGAATTTATTCGGAGATATTTTGACAGATGAAGCTTCAGTAATTTCAGGCTCAATGGGATTAATGCCATCTGCTTCTGTTGGAGAACATACTTCATTATACGAACCAATTCACGGATCTTATCCACAAGCAACCGGATTAAACATTGCTAATCCTTTGGCTACTATTTTATCTGCTGCAATGATGTTCGAAGACGCTTTTGGATTAAAAGCCGAAGCTGAAGCTATCAGAGCGGTTGTAAACAAATCATTAGAGCAAGGAATTGTTACTGAAGATTTAGCTCCAAAAGGATCAAAAGCATACAAAACCAGCGAAGTTGGAGACTGGTTTGTAGCTAATCTATAA
- a CDS encoding alpha-isopropylmalate synthase regulatory domain-containing protein, with protein MEKRKIEIMDTTLRDGEQTSGVSFSAAEKLTIAQLLLEELNIDRIEIASARVSEGEFQAVKGITSWAEERGYINRIEVLSFVDGGVSIEWMKKAGAKVQNLLTKGSMNHLTHQLKKTPEQHFSEIAQIIALAKENNIETNVYLEDWSNGMRNSQEYVFQFLDFLATQPVKRILLPDTLGVLIPSQAFEFISKIRIRYPQIHFDFHAHNDYDLSVANVMEAIKAGINGLHVTVNGMGERAGNAPLESTVAVINDYLPEVSINIKETSLYTVSKLVETFTGYRIPANKPIVGDNVFTQTAGIHADGDNKNNLYFNDLLPERFGRKRKYALGKTSGKANIEKNLQELGLKLNQEDLKLVTQRIIELGDKKETVTKEDLPYIISDVLDSHTYQEKITIQSYVLMHSKGTRPSSTLSLNLDGEIIEEHAQGDGQFDAFMNALSKIYKSKKLTLPKLIDYAVRIPPGSSSDALCETIITWTNNGKEFKTRGLDSDQTVAAIIATQKMLNVVA; from the coding sequence ATGGAAAAAAGAAAAATTGAAATAATGGACACGACGCTCCGTGATGGTGAACAAACCTCAGGAGTATCATTTTCTGCTGCAGAAAAACTAACCATTGCACAATTATTGTTGGAAGAATTAAATATTGATAGAATCGAAATTGCTTCGGCTCGCGTAAGCGAAGGAGAATTTCAAGCCGTAAAAGGCATTACATCCTGGGCAGAAGAGCGAGGATATATTAACAGAATCGAAGTACTTTCGTTTGTAGACGGAGGAGTTTCTATTGAATGGATGAAAAAAGCTGGTGCCAAAGTGCAAAATTTATTGACTAAAGGTTCAATGAATCACCTGACGCATCAATTAAAAAAAACTCCTGAACAGCATTTTTCTGAAATCGCTCAAATCATCGCTTTAGCAAAAGAAAATAATATTGAAACCAATGTTTACCTGGAAGATTGGAGCAACGGAATGCGAAATTCTCAAGAATACGTTTTTCAGTTTCTTGATTTTTTAGCAACTCAACCCGTTAAAAGAATTTTATTACCGGATACTTTAGGCGTTTTAATTCCGTCTCAGGCTTTTGAATTTATTTCGAAAATTAGAATTAGATATCCACAAATACATTTTGATTTTCACGCACATAACGATTACGATTTGAGCGTTGCCAATGTCATGGAAGCTATAAAAGCCGGCATAAACGGGCTTCACGTTACTGTAAACGGAATGGGGGAACGCGCCGGAAATGCTCCGCTTGAAAGCACGGTTGCTGTAATAAATGATTATTTGCCGGAAGTAAGCATCAATATAAAAGAGACTTCACTTTATACGGTAAGCAAACTTGTTGAGACTTTTACAGGATATAGAATCCCGGCTAACAAACCAATTGTGGGTGACAATGTATTTACACAAACTGCCGGAATTCACGCTGACGGTGACAATAAAAACAATTTATATTTTAATGATTTGCTTCCGGAACGCTTCGGGAGAAAACGAAAATATGCTTTAGGAAAAACTTCGGGCAAAGCCAATATCGAAAAAAACCTTCAGGAATTAGGTTTAAAACTAAATCAGGAAGATTTGAAATTGGTCACCCAAAGAATCATTGAATTAGGCGACAAAAAAGAAACCGTTACCAAAGAAGATCTTCCGTACATTATTTCAGATGTTTTGGACAGTCATACTTACCAAGAAAAAATTACCATACAGTCTTACGTGTTAATGCATTCAAAAGGAACACGTCCATCATCGACATTAAGCTTAAATCTTGATGGAGAAATCATAGAAGAACACGCACAAGGAGACGGTCAGTTTGATGCTTTTATGAATGCTTTATCTAAAATTTATAAAAGTAAAAAATTAACACTCCCAAAATTGATAGATTACGCAGTCAGAATCCCTCCGGGAAGTAGTTCTGATGCTTTATGCGAAACGATCATAACCTGGACAAACAACGGAAAAGAATTTAAAACAAGAGGATTAGATTCAGATCAGACAGTTGCAGCAATTATCGCAACGCAAAAAATGCTTAATGTAGTAGCCTAA
- the leuD gene encoding 3-isopropylmalate dehydratase small subunit — MAYDKFNILTSSAVPLPIENVDTDQIIPARFLKATKREGFGDNLFRDWRYNGDDSPKADFVLNDSTYSGKILVGGKNFGSGSSREHAAWAVYDYGFRAVVSSFFADIFKGNCLNIGVLPVQVSPEFADTIFKAIEADPKTELEINLPNQTITLLATGQSESFAINGYKKNNMINGFDDIDYLQNIKEDIVAFADKLPY, encoded by the coding sequence ATGGCATACGATAAATTTAATATACTTACTAGTAGTGCTGTGCCACTACCAATTGAGAACGTAGATACAGATCAAATCATCCCGGCTCGTTTCCTGAAAGCTACAAAGCGTGAAGGTTTTGGAGATAATCTTTTCAGAGACTGGAGATATAACGGAGACGATTCTCCAAAAGCTGATTTCGTTTTGAACGATTCAACTTATAGCGGAAAAATCCTTGTTGGAGGAAAAAACTTTGGTTCAGGATCTTCAAGAGAACACGCTGCTTGGGCAGTTTATGATTACGGTTTTAGAGCTGTAGTTTCGAGTTTCTTTGCAGATATCTTCAAAGGAAACTGTTTAAATATTGGAGTTTTACCAGTTCAGGTTAGTCCGGAATTTGCAGACACGATTTTTAAAGCAATCGAAGCTGATCCGAAAACAGAATTAGAAATCAACTTGCCAAACCAAACAATTACTTTATTGGCAACAGGTCAATCAGAATCATTTGCGATTAACGGATACAAAAAGAACAACATGATTAATGGCTTTGATGACATTGATTATTTGCAAAATATTAAAGAGGATATTGTGGCTTTCGCCGATAAACTTCCGTATTAA
- the leuC gene encoding 3-isopropylmalate dehydratase large subunit: MSKTLFDKVWDSHVVRKIEDGPDVFFIDRHFIHEVTSPVAFLGLKARGVKVLYPERTFATADHNTPTINQHLPVEDALSANQLKALEDNAAEYGISHWGLGHIKNGIVHVVGPENGITLPGATIVCGDSHTSTHGAFGAIAFGIGTSEVEMVLSTQCIMQPKPKKMRINVNGQLSKGVGPKDVALYIIAQLTTSGGTGYFVEYAGDVFENMTMEGRMTVCNLSIEMGARGGMIAPDQTTFDFLEGRLFAPKGEAWTKAVEYWKTLKTDDDAVFDAELNIKASDIEPMITYGTNPGMGIGISKHIPNANQVEGGEETYKKSLAYMGFQEDDVMIGKPIDYVFLGSCTNGRIEDFRAFAEIVKGRKKADNVTAWLVPGSHVVEAQIKEEGILDILTEAGFVLRQPGCSACLAMNDDKVPAGKYAVSTSNRNFEGRQGPGSRTLLASPIMAAAAAVTGKLTDPRELF; encoded by the coding sequence ATGAGTAAGACATTATTTGACAAAGTATGGGATTCACATGTAGTGCGTAAAATTGAAGATGGACCAGATGTGTTTTTTATTGACCGCCATTTCATTCATGAGGTTACGAGTCCTGTTGCTTTTCTAGGATTAAAAGCCAGAGGCGTTAAGGTTTTATACCCAGAGCGTACTTTTGCAACTGCAGATCACAATACACCAACCATAAACCAACATTTACCAGTTGAAGATGCACTATCTGCAAATCAGCTTAAAGCGCTTGAAGATAATGCTGCCGAATACGGAATTTCGCACTGGGGATTAGGTCACATTAAAAATGGAATTGTACACGTAGTTGGTCCTGAAAACGGAATTACTTTGCCAGGTGCTACTATTGTTTGTGGAGATTCTCACACGTCTACTCACGGTGCCTTTGGAGCGATTGCTTTTGGTATCGGAACTTCTGAGGTTGAGATGGTGCTTTCTACACAATGTATTATGCAGCCAAAACCAAAGAAAATGCGTATCAACGTAAACGGTCAATTAAGTAAAGGTGTTGGTCCAAAAGACGTTGCACTTTATATTATTGCTCAATTGACTACTTCTGGAGGAACTGGTTATTTTGTTGAATACGCCGGAGATGTTTTCGAAAACATGACTATGGAAGGTCGTATGACTGTTTGTAATCTAAGTATCGAAATGGGTGCTCGTGGAGGTATGATCGCTCCTGACCAAACTACTTTTGATTTCCTTGAAGGAAGATTATTTGCTCCAAAAGGTGAAGCTTGGACAAAAGCGGTTGAATACTGGAAAACTTTAAAAACGGATGATGATGCTGTTTTTGATGCCGAATTAAACATCAAAGCTTCAGATATCGAACCAATGATTACTTATGGTACTAACCCAGGAATGGGAATTGGTATCTCAAAACATATTCCGAACGCTAATCAAGTTGAAGGCGGTGAGGAAACTTATAAAAAATCGTTAGCTTATATGGGCTTCCAGGAAGATGATGTGATGATTGGAAAACCAATTGATTACGTTTTCTTAGGAAGTTGTACAAACGGACGTATTGAAGATTTTAGGGCTTTCGCCGAAATTGTAAAAGGAAGAAAAAAAGCAGATAATGTTACCGCTTGGTTAGTTCCGGGTTCTCACGTTGTTGAAGCTCAGATTAAAGAAGAAGGTATTTTAGATATTTTGACAGAAGCTGGTTTTGTATTACGTCAGCCGGGTTGTTCAGCGTGTTTAGCAATGAACGACGATAAAGTTCCTGCTGGAAAATATGCAGTAAGTACTTCAAACAGAAACTTTGAAGGTCGCCAAGGTCCTGGTTCAAGAACATTATTAGCAAGTCCAATTATGGCTGCCGCTGCTGCTGTTACCGGAAAACTAACAGACCCGAGAGAATTATTTTAA
- a CDS encoding AraC family transcriptional regulator: protein MEKKNNNPAKISSISEFHSLFQLPKPLHPMITLVDNTKLIINADLTNNHFLLDFYKISYKYSTNGKMGYGQGYYDFNEGGLMFTSPNQLIFTDNQEGVEYFGYTLLFHPDFIRNYPLGKTIKKYGFFSYDTNEALHLSDSEKTTIIGLLTSIDNELHTAIDEMSQDVIVSYIDVLLNYSNRFYKRQFITRKTISHDLLLKVEDTLDNYLNNAETLKRGLPTVDFLASQINVSTHYLSDMLRNLTGQNAQQHIHSKLIEKSKDFLISTNLSVAEIAYQLGFEYPQSFSKLFKKKTNLTPLEFKNSLN from the coding sequence ATGGAAAAGAAAAACAATAATCCGGCAAAAATTTCCTCAATATCAGAATTTCATAGTTTGTTTCAGCTCCCAAAGCCGCTTCATCCTATGATTACCTTGGTTGATAATACCAAACTCATTATAAATGCTGATTTAACTAACAATCATTTCCTGCTCGATTTTTATAAAATATCTTATAAATATTCGACCAACGGAAAAATGGGTTACGGCCAGGGTTATTATGATTTTAATGAAGGCGGATTAATGTTTACATCTCCCAATCAATTGATTTTTACCGATAATCAGGAAGGAGTTGAATATTTTGGTTATACGCTGCTTTTTCATCCGGACTTTATTAGAAATTATCCTTTAGGAAAAACGATCAAAAAATATGGCTTCTTCTCTTACGATACCAATGAAGCGCTTCATCTTTCTGATAGCGAAAAAACAACCATTATAGGATTATTAACCAGCATTGATAATGAACTTCATACCGCAATAGACGAAATGAGTCAGGATGTTATCGTTTCATATATTGATGTTTTATTGAATTATAGCAATCGTTTTTACAAACGTCAATTCATTACAAGAAAAACAATTAGTCATGATTTATTACTTAAAGTAGAAGACACTCTGGATAATTATCTCAATAATGCCGAAACCTTAAAAAGAGGATTACCAACGGTGGATTTTCTTGCTTCTCAAATCAACGTTTCTACACATTATCTTAGTGACATGCTTCGTAATCTAACCGGACAAAATGCGCAACAGCACATTCATTCGAAACTAATTGAAAAATCAAAGGATTTCCTGATTTCTACCAATCTTTCTGTGGCAGAAATAGCTTATCAATTAGGTTTTGAATATCCTCAATCGTTTAGCAAACTCTTCAAAAAGAAAACCAACTTAACACCTTTGGAATTTAAAAACTCATTGAATTAG
- a CDS encoding SDR family oxidoreductase gives MKTIFITGASSGLGKATAKLFQQKGWNVIATMRNPEKETELSNLNNVTLLPLDVTNFDQIQSTVKKALELSDIDIVFNNAGYGLIGPLESFNDDQITKQLNTNLLGVIRVTNAFIPYFRERKSGLFISTTSIGGLISFPLGSVYHATKWGLEGWSESMAYELNPFGINIKTVSPGGIKTEFLHGSLDTGVKPEYQAMANKMFENVDVMFEMASTPEQIADVVYEAATDGKTQLRYVAGEDAKALYKQRQEQGDEVFRAAFGKQFLGA, from the coding sequence ATGAAAACTATTTTTATCACAGGCGCTTCATCAGGATTAGGAAAAGCTACAGCAAAATTATTTCAACAAAAAGGATGGAATGTAATCGCAACAATGAGAAATCCTGAAAAAGAAACTGAACTTTCTAACTTAAACAATGTAACCCTCTTACCATTAGATGTTACGAATTTTGACCAAATACAAAGCACCGTTAAAAAAGCATTGGAATTAAGCGATATTGATATCGTTTTTAATAATGCAGGTTACGGTTTGATTGGACCTTTGGAAAGCTTTAATGACGATCAAATCACGAAACAATTAAACACAAATTTACTGGGAGTTATTCGTGTTACCAATGCTTTTATTCCCTATTTCAGAGAAAGAAAAAGCGGATTGTTTATCTCAACAACTTCTATTGGCGGATTGATTTCTTTTCCTTTAGGATCTGTATATCACGCAACAAAATGGGGATTAGAAGGCTGGAGCGAAAGTATGGCTTACGAATTAAATCCGTTTGGAATCAATATTAAAACGGTTTCTCCGGGTGGTATCAAAACAGAATTTCTTCACGGTTCTCTTGACACCGGCGTTAAACCAGAATATCAGGCAATGGCAAACAAAATGTTTGAAAATGTAGATGTAATGTTTGAAATGGCATCAACTCCGGAACAAATTGCAGACGTAGTTTACGAAGCTGCAACAGACGGAAAAACCCAACTGAGATATGTAGCAGGAGAAGATGCAAAAGCACTTTACAAACAAAGACAGGAACAAGGAGACGAAGTTTTTCGCGCTGCATTTGGCAAACAATTTTTAGGAGCATAA